Proteins from a genomic interval of Mesotoga infera:
- a CDS encoding DeoR family transcriptional regulator, producing MMEECRAHKLPDPIFREESGGFSVSFFNTSYKSELQIPGLTPRQQQIVEFVMKNESITNEQCRELTKVSKATATRDLADLVEKRVLDQKGKSKKTSYYTLVSHNES from the coding sequence ATGATGGAAGAATGCAGAGCACATAAACTCCCTGATCCAATATTCAGGGAAGAATCAGGGGGCTTTTCGGTAAGTTTCTTCAACACATCCTACAAAAGTGAACTGCAGATACCGGGGCTTACGCCAAGGCAGCAACAGATAGTAGAGTTTGTCATGAAAAACGAAAGTATTACCAATGAACAGTGTAGAGAACTCACAAAAGTCTCAAAAGCAACTGCGACAAGAGACCTTGCTGATCTTGTTGAAAAGCGCGTTCTTGATCAGAAAGGAAAGAGCAAAAAAACCTCATATTACACTCTGGTGAGCCATAATGAGTCATAG